The following are encoded in a window of Arvicanthis niloticus isolate mArvNil1 chromosome 1, mArvNil1.pat.X, whole genome shotgun sequence genomic DNA:
- the Nup62 gene encoding nuclear pore glycoprotein p62, with protein sequence MSGFNFGGTGAPAGGFTFGTAKTATTTPATGFSFSASGTGTGGFNFGTPSQPAATTPSTSLFSLTTQTPTTQTPGFNFGTTPASGGAGFSLGISTPKLSLSNTAATPATANTGSFGLGSSTLTNAISSANTSSQGTAPTGFVFGSSTTSAPSTGSTGFSFTSGNASQPGASGFSIGSVGSSAQPTALSGSPFTPATLVTTTAGATQPAAAAPTAATTSAGSTLFASIAAAPTSSSATVLSLSAPVTTAATPSAGTLGFSLKAPGAAPGASNTNTTTTTTTTTTAAASSTTTTGFALSLKPLVPAGPSTVAATALPASSTAAGTTTGPAMTYAQLESLINKWSLELEDQERHFLQQATQVNAWDRTLIENGEKITSLHREVEKVKLDQKRLDQELDFILSQQKELEDLLSPLEESVKEQSGTIYLQHADEEREKTYKLAENIDAQLKRMAQDLKDIIEHLNMAGGPADTSDPLQQICKILNAHMDSLQWVDQSSALLQRRVEEASRVCEGRRKEQERSLRIAFD encoded by the coding sequence ATGAGTGGGTTTAACTTTGGAGGCACCGGGGCTCCTGCTGGCGGCTTTACATTTGGGACTGCAAAGACTGCGACCACCACGCCTGCCACTGgcttttccttctctgcttctggCACCGGCACCGGAGGGTTTAATTTTGGGACTCCCTCCCAGCCAGCTGCGACCACCCCTTCCACCAGCCTCTTCTCACTTACCACACAGACCCCAACCACACAGACCCCAGGATTCAACTTTGGAACAACACCTGCTTCTGGAGGAGCAGGCTTCTCCCTGGGGATCAGCACCCCAAAGCTCAGCTTGAGTAACACAGCTGCCACACCAGCCACAGCCAACACTGGCAGCTTTGGGCTTGGCAGCAGCACCCTCACCAATGCCATATCAAGTGCCAACACCTCCAGCCAGGGGACAGCCCCCACTGGCTTTGTCTTTGGCTCTTCTACCACCTCTGCTCCGTCTACTGGCTCCACAGGGTTCTCATTCACCAGTGGCAATGCATCTCAGCCTGGAGCCTCTGGCTTCAGCATTGGCTCTGTGGGTAGCTCAGCCCAGCCCACAGCACTGTCTGGCTCTCCCTTCACTCCAGCCACTCTGGTGACCACTACAGCAGGAGCAACACAGCCAGCTGCTGCTGCAcccactgctgccaccaccagTGCAGGGTCTACACTCTTTGCTTCCATAGCTGCTGCTCCTACCTCATCCAGTGCTACAGTGCTCTCCCTCTCAGCTCCAGTGACAACTGCAGCCACTCCTAGTGCTGGGACTTTGGGTTTCAGCCTCAAGGCCCCTGGAGCAGCTCCTGGCGCTtccaacaccaacaccaccaccactaccaccactactaccaccgcCGCCGCCTCCTCTACCACGACCACTGGCTTTGCCTTAAGCCTAAAACCCCTGGTGCCAGCTGGCCCCAGCACTGTAGCAGCTActgctctgcctgcctccagTACAGCGGCTGGGACTACCACAGGGCCAGCAATGACCTATGCACAGCTGGAAAGCCTCATCAACAAGTGGAGTCTGGAGCTGGAGGACCAAGAGCGGCACTTCCTGCAGCAGGCCACACAGGTCAATGCCTGGGACCGCACACTGATTGAGAATGGGGAGAAGATCACCAGCCTGCACCGAGAGGTGGAAAAGGTGAAGTTGGATCAGAAGCGGCTGGACCAGGAGCTGGACTTTATCCTGTCGCAGCAGAAGGAGCTGGAAGACCTTCTGAGCCCATTGGAGGAGTCAGTGAAGGAGCAAAGTGGCACCATCTACCTTCAGCATGCTGATGAGGAGCGTGAGAAGACCTACAAGCTGGCTGAGAACATTGATGCTCAGCTCAAGCGCATGGCACAGGACCTCAAGGACATAATTGAGCACCTGAACATGGCTGGTGGCCCTGCAGACACCAGTGACCCACTGCAACAGATCTGCAAGATCCTCAATGCACACATGGACTCTCTGCAGTGGGTGGACCAGAGCTCTGCCCTACTGCAGAGGAGGGTGGAGGAGGCCAGCCGTGTGTGTGAGGGCCGGCGCAAGGAACAGGAGCGCAGCCTGCGCATTGCCTTTGACTAg